The Mytilus trossulus isolate FHL-02 chromosome 3, PNRI_Mtr1.1.1.hap1, whole genome shotgun sequence genome contains a region encoding:
- the LOC134712140 gene encoding beclin 1-associated autophagy-related key regulator-like isoform X2 gives MESSGTESENLAPTEFLCTSSIESSTGLTVAVERCPLCDGTRRKYYCQSCVKQGLFIHSKATVCQRCQKKVEPILQTDIRLQEINECHRKIDLLKIALQTAKEKIVKDRQQLENMRRINANKSVKSKTHKEKKVLIQKFIKQKYQDISDKNENIKFQVDTLADIRLFHIAVLQKYIFSVEEVTLPSALEANMAVSTVSAIRDASHMTYISGKWAYTNSLEDGNYRIIVPTLPSSGDYSPYNLWVATSRENGGNPDNSLQNPGHTISGGLSLTSQLLTVLSYILDVNLPWKQNYSVFCSGEMTEKHFKNDVARLNQNILYLCFSQGVQEYHQLDTKNTLQNILYLLQCPTFGRSIPVLINEELLHSFEEVTVTEECKSLANHENDQDGEWEQVNEDLADMEIPSRAFYSMTSDVPSMMYTGRQSESAIGIVSSAAASVFSIFKSNKR, from the exons ATGGAATCGTCGGGCACTGAAAGTGAAAATCTGGCACCTACAGAATTTTTATGTACTTCGTCAATAGAAAGTTCCACTGGATTGACTGTAGCAGTAGAACGCTGTCCTTTATGTGATGGTACtagaagaaaatattattgtcaatCATGTGTGAAGCAAGGACTCTTTATTCACTCAAAAGCCACTGTGTGTCAGAG ATGTCAGAAGAAGGTAGAACCTATTCTTCAAACAGATATAAGG CTTcaagaaataaatgaatgtCATAGAAAGATAGACTTGCTAAAAATAGCTTTACAAACTGCCAAAGAAAAGATTGTCAAAG ATAGACAGCAGTTAGAAAACATGAGAAGAATCAATGCAAATAAAAGTGTCAAATCAAAAACTCATAAAGAAAAGAAAGTTCTTATTCagaaatttattaaacaaaaatatcaggATATTAGTGATAAGAATGAGAATATTAAGTTCCAAGTAGATACATTGGCAGACATTAGACTGTTTCATATAGCTGTTttacagaaatatattttttctgttgaagaAGTTACACTACCAAG tgCTTTGGAAGCCAATATGGCTGTTAGTACAGTGAGTGCTATTAGAGATGCAAGTCATATGACATACATTAGTGGGAAATGGGCATATACTAATAGTCTGGAAGATGGCAACTACCGTATAATTGTACCAACCTTACCCAGTAGTGGAGATTATTCACCTTATAATTTATGGG ttGCAACCAGCAGAGAAAATGGTGGAAATCCAGACAACAGTTTACAGAATCCAGGTCATACTATAAGTGGAGGTTTATCATTAACTAGCCAACTCCTAACTGTATTATCTTACATTCTTGATGTGAATTTACCATGGAAACAAAATTACAG TGTGTTTTGTAGTGGTGAAATgacagaaaaacattttaagaatgaTGTGGCCAGATTAAACCAGAATATTTTATACCTATGTTTTTCACAAGGTGTTCAGGAATATCATCAGTTAGATACCAAGAATACCTTACAAAATATACTCTACTTATTGCAGTGTCCTACCTTTGGCAG AAGTATACCAGTATTAATAAATGAAGAACTCTTACATTCTTTTGAGGAGGTAACTGTTACCGAGGAATGCAAATCTTTAgcgaaccatgaaaatgatcagGATGGAGAATGGGAACAGGTGAACGAAGATCTAGCAGATATGGAAATACCTTCACGTGCATTTTATAGTATGACATCAGATGTTCCCTCAATGATGTACACAGGAAGACAATCAGAATCCGCCATTGGCATTGTTTCTTCTGCGGCGGCTTCTGTTTTCTCTATATTTAAGTCCAATAAgagataa
- the LOC134712140 gene encoding beclin 1-associated autophagy-related key regulator-like isoform X1, with product MESSGTESENLAPTEFLCTSSIESSTGLTVAVERCPLCDGTRRKYYCQSCVKQGLFIHSKATVCQRYTELLYKLDFTKIERDKTLEKCQKKVEPILQTDIRLQEINECHRKIDLLKIALQTAKEKIVKDRQQLENMRRINANKSVKSKTHKEKKVLIQKFIKQKYQDISDKNENIKFQVDTLADIRLFHIAVLQKYIFSVEEVTLPSALEANMAVSTVSAIRDASHMTYISGKWAYTNSLEDGNYRIIVPTLPSSGDYSPYNLWVATSRENGGNPDNSLQNPGHTISGGLSLTSQLLTVLSYILDVNLPWKQNYSVFCSGEMTEKHFKNDVARLNQNILYLCFSQGVQEYHQLDTKNTLQNILYLLQCPTFGRSIPVLINEELLHSFEEVTVTEECKSLANHENDQDGEWEQVNEDLADMEIPSRAFYSMTSDVPSMMYTGRQSESAIGIVSSAAASVFSIFKSNKR from the exons ATGGAATCGTCGGGCACTGAAAGTGAAAATCTGGCACCTACAGAATTTTTATGTACTTCGTCAATAGAAAGTTCCACTGGATTGACTGTAGCAGTAGAACGCTGTCCTTTATGTGATGGTACtagaagaaaatattattgtcaatCATGTGTGAAGCAAGGACTCTTTATTCACTCAAAAGCCACTGTGTGTCAGAG ataCACTGAATTACTATATAAACTTGATTTTACAAAGATAGAGAGAGATAAAACTCTTGAAAA ATGTCAGAAGAAGGTAGAACCTATTCTTCAAACAGATATAAGG CTTcaagaaataaatgaatgtCATAGAAAGATAGACTTGCTAAAAATAGCTTTACAAACTGCCAAAGAAAAGATTGTCAAAG ATAGACAGCAGTTAGAAAACATGAGAAGAATCAATGCAAATAAAAGTGTCAAATCAAAAACTCATAAAGAAAAGAAAGTTCTTATTCagaaatttattaaacaaaaatatcaggATATTAGTGATAAGAATGAGAATATTAAGTTCCAAGTAGATACATTGGCAGACATTAGACTGTTTCATATAGCTGTTttacagaaatatattttttctgttgaagaAGTTACACTACCAAG tgCTTTGGAAGCCAATATGGCTGTTAGTACAGTGAGTGCTATTAGAGATGCAAGTCATATGACATACATTAGTGGGAAATGGGCATATACTAATAGTCTGGAAGATGGCAACTACCGTATAATTGTACCAACCTTACCCAGTAGTGGAGATTATTCACCTTATAATTTATGGG ttGCAACCAGCAGAGAAAATGGTGGAAATCCAGACAACAGTTTACAGAATCCAGGTCATACTATAAGTGGAGGTTTATCATTAACTAGCCAACTCCTAACTGTATTATCTTACATTCTTGATGTGAATTTACCATGGAAACAAAATTACAG TGTGTTTTGTAGTGGTGAAATgacagaaaaacattttaagaatgaTGTGGCCAGATTAAACCAGAATATTTTATACCTATGTTTTTCACAAGGTGTTCAGGAATATCATCAGTTAGATACCAAGAATACCTTACAAAATATACTCTACTTATTGCAGTGTCCTACCTTTGGCAG AAGTATACCAGTATTAATAAATGAAGAACTCTTACATTCTTTTGAGGAGGTAACTGTTACCGAGGAATGCAAATCTTTAgcgaaccatgaaaatgatcagGATGGAGAATGGGAACAGGTGAACGAAGATCTAGCAGATATGGAAATACCTTCACGTGCATTTTATAGTATGACATCAGATGTTCCCTCAATGATGTACACAGGAAGACAATCAGAATCCGCCATTGGCATTGTTTCTTCTGCGGCGGCTTCTGTTTTCTCTATATTTAAGTCCAATAAgagataa
- the LOC134709644 gene encoding uncharacterized protein LOC134709644: MKTFFFSLCFVAFVVIGCDAANETAAAAATAPAPADVCVVHIPHPVKHRIKQHYTTYNLADKKNLEVDEKLYIKSLKEPLKGHLTKKIEHARTVAKELKHKYHLSKNGTSAEKAEAYLRTLEGVRWHRHHNRTDVCQLLHGLHHVHIPHKKCHPDTGDKACTGVEAGLRSVWGVKTYKVYHLYALCPVQSTPDAISKLKRKIDAIKVEVAETCGCLKLKCITKKR; the protein is encoded by the exons TTCTTCTCCCTGTGTTTTGTTGCATTTGTGGTGATAGGCTGTGATGCGGCCAATGAAACAGCAGCGGCGGCTGCAACAGCACCTGCTCCAGCAGACGTGTGTGTTGTTCACATACCTCACCCAGTCAAACACAGAATCAAACAGCATTACACAACATATAACTTAGCTGATAAAAA GAATCTAGAGGTAGACGAAAAACTATACATCAAGAGCTTAAAGGAACCACTCAAGGGACACCTCACGAAGAAGATAGAGCATGCACGTACAGTTGCAAAAGAACTTAAACACAA GTATCACTTGTCGAAGAACGGGACATCAGCCGAGAAAGCAGAAGCCTATTTGAGAACTTTAGAAGGTGTAAGGTGGCATCGTCATCACAATCGTACTGATGTGTGTCAACTCTTACATGGACTTCATCACGTGCACATACCACATAAAAAATGTCATCC TGACACTGGAGATAAAGCATGTACAGGAGTAGAAGCAGGCTTAAGAAGTGTTTGGGGAGTGAAAACTTACAAGGTATACCACTTGTATGCATTATGTCCAGTTCAAAGTACTCCAGATGCCATCAGTAAACTCAAGAGGAAAATTGATGCCATTAAAGTTGAAGTGGCAGAAACATGTGGATGTTTGAAACTCAAATGCATAACAAAGAAGAGATAA